A single region of the Austwickia chelonae genome encodes:
- a CDS encoding sugar phosphate isomerase/epimerase family protein codes for MNSAPDGPAIRVTMSTSSVYPLGAEAAFEAAARLGYDGIEVMVLGDPLTQNHAMLQRWSEAYGIPVLSVHAPCLLVTQRVWGTTDPWTKLDRSIELAQQVGAEAVVVHPPFRWQRDYAAGFADGIAEREHDTGMVLAVENMFPWRARNTDVQAYLPDWDPVPQPYDHVTLDLSHTATAGSDALAMQEALGTRLSHVHLADGSGSFKDEHLVPGRGSQPCGEFLARLTESDFTGVVCLEVSTRKLAPADREADLMESLAYARLHLGQPPSQHIVHPHPHHQRLTTMSAGAARRRERRMDRLSRRAARRHLRG; via the coding sequence ATGAACAGTGCCCCGGACGGACCTGCCATCCGGGTGACGATGTCCACCTCCTCGGTCTACCCCCTGGGTGCAGAAGCTGCCTTCGAAGCGGCAGCACGCCTGGGGTACGACGGGATCGAGGTCATGGTGCTCGGCGATCCGCTCACCCAGAACCACGCCATGCTGCAGAGATGGTCGGAGGCCTACGGAATACCCGTCCTCTCCGTCCACGCGCCCTGCCTGCTGGTCACCCAACGGGTCTGGGGGACCACCGACCCGTGGACGAAGCTCGATCGATCGATCGAGCTGGCGCAGCAGGTCGGTGCCGAAGCCGTGGTCGTGCACCCCCCTTTCCGCTGGCAACGCGATTACGCAGCGGGATTCGCCGACGGCATCGCCGAACGCGAGCATGACACCGGCATGGTCCTCGCGGTGGAGAACATGTTCCCCTGGCGGGCACGCAACACCGATGTCCAGGCCTATCTTCCCGATTGGGACCCGGTCCCTCAGCCCTACGACCATGTCACCCTCGACCTGTCGCACACCGCAACCGCGGGCAGCGACGCGCTGGCCATGCAGGAGGCTCTCGGCACGCGGCTGAGCCACGTGCACCTGGCTGACGGCTCTGGATCCTTCAAGGACGAACATCTGGTCCCCGGGAGAGGCAGCCAACCCTGCGGTGAATTTCTCGCGCGGTTAACGGAATCCGATTTCACAGGTGTGGTCTGCCTGGAGGTCAGCACCCGGAAGCTCGCCCCGGCCGACCGAGAAGCAGACCTGATGGAATCCCTGGCCTACGCACGCCTGCATCTGGGGCAGCCGCCGAGCCAGCACATCGTTCACCCTCATCCGCACCATCAGCGCTTGACCACCATGAGTGCCGGAGCGGCCCGTCGCCGAGAGCGGCGCATGGACCGGCTCTCCCGGCGGGCAGCACGGCGGCACCTACGCGGCTGA
- a CDS encoding Ppx/GppA phosphatase family protein, translating into MRMGVIDVGSNTVHLLAVDAHWGAHPFPASSYKLTLRLSEHTEDNGEISVYGRDTLIRFVQECAAKSEDWGIETLMGFATSAIREAPNGDEILDAVKEQTGVELQVLPGEDESRLTFLAARRWFGWSSGRLMLVDIGGGSLELAAGIDEDPDVALSLPLGAGRLTRERLVGDPPNPETVREVRKDIRTEVARVMRDLTKVGRPDRYVGTSKTIRSLARMCGAAPSADGPYVRRSLDRDDLRVLVPRLASMSSAQRRSLPGVSEERCRQVLAGALVIEAVMDIVDIERLDVCPWALREGVILQALDLIPAP; encoded by the coding sequence ATGCGCATGGGTGTCATCGACGTCGGGTCCAACACCGTCCATCTCCTCGCCGTGGACGCCCACTGGGGAGCTCATCCCTTCCCCGCCTCCTCCTACAAACTCACCCTGCGGCTGTCCGAACACACCGAGGACAACGGGGAGATCAGCGTCTACGGCAGGGACACCCTGATCCGGTTCGTACAGGAATGCGCGGCCAAGTCCGAGGACTGGGGTATCGAAACACTGATGGGCTTCGCCACCAGTGCAATCCGTGAAGCCCCCAATGGTGACGAGATCCTCGACGCCGTCAAGGAACAGACCGGCGTCGAACTCCAGGTGCTCCCCGGCGAGGACGAATCCAGACTGACCTTCCTGGCCGCCCGCCGCTGGTTCGGCTGGTCGAGCGGACGACTCATGCTGGTCGACATCGGCGGTGGATCACTCGAGCTGGCCGCAGGGATCGACGAGGACCCTGATGTCGCGCTCTCCCTGCCGCTGGGAGCCGGACGGCTTACGCGCGAGCGCCTCGTCGGCGATCCTCCGAATCCAGAGACCGTCCGCGAGGTCCGCAAGGACATCCGTACCGAAGTTGCCCGTGTGATGCGGGATCTGACGAAGGTCGGACGGCCCGACCGCTATGTCGGCACCTCCAAGACCATCCGCTCCCTGGCCCGGATGTGCGGAGCCGCGCCCAGCGCGGACGGCCCCTACGTGCGTCGGAGCTTGGACCGTGACGATCTGCGGGTGCTGGTTCCCCGGCTCGCCTCGATGAGCTCGGCCCAACGGCGGAGTCTGCCCGGGGTCTCAGAAGAACGATGCCGTCAAGTGCTCGCCGGAGCATTGGTGATCGAAGCCGTGATGGATATCGTCGACATCGAACGCCTCGACGTCTGCCCATGGGCGCTGCGTGAAGGAGTCATTCTCCAAGCGCTTGATCTCATCCCCGCGCCCTGA
- the radA gene encoding DNA repair protein RadA, with protein MARSTTARAAKNSPGYRCSECGWSGVKWVGRCSQCQSWGTVEEIGQVTARTAPATKLDRPARPIGQVDATPAQARSTGVPELDRVLGKGLVAGAVVLVAGEPGIGKSTLLLDVAARTARTGRRVLYITGEESSAQVRLRAERIGALADELYLAAETDLGAALAQLERLEPDLLVVDSVQTIASSEIDGSAGNVSQVREVAASLIAAAKSRDMSTLLVGHVTKDGSIAGPRVLEHLVDVVVQFEGERHSRLRLVRAVKNRYGPTDEVGCFDLSDTGIEGLADPSGLFVSSRDLVVPGTAVTVTLEGRRPLVAEVQALLAPTGAPAPRRTTSGLESSRVSMLLAVLERRAKLPVGKCDTYVSTVGGVKVAEPAADLAIALSMASSVLDRPLPTGTIVLGEVGLAGEVRAVSGVPRRLAEARRIGFERAVVPTGSFRDADGRPRRGAPALSPVPSGSGVPDGMAVIEVSDVREAAHLVLTER; from the coding sequence ATGGCGAGAAGCACGACAGCACGAGCAGCAAAGAATTCTCCCGGTTACCGGTGCAGCGAATGCGGCTGGTCCGGGGTGAAATGGGTTGGTCGATGCAGTCAATGTCAATCCTGGGGAACCGTCGAGGAAATCGGACAAGTCACCGCGCGCACCGCTCCCGCCACCAAACTCGACCGTCCGGCCCGGCCGATCGGACAGGTCGACGCCACTCCGGCCCAGGCCCGCTCCACCGGAGTCCCCGAACTGGACCGAGTCCTCGGCAAGGGGCTCGTCGCCGGCGCCGTCGTACTCGTCGCCGGCGAGCCTGGCATCGGCAAGTCGACGCTCCTGCTGGACGTCGCCGCCCGCACCGCGCGCACAGGTCGACGGGTGCTCTACATCACCGGGGAGGAATCCTCCGCCCAAGTACGCCTACGCGCCGAACGCATCGGAGCCCTCGCCGACGAGCTCTATCTCGCCGCTGAAACCGACCTGGGTGCCGCGCTGGCCCAACTCGAACGCCTCGAACCGGACCTGCTCGTCGTCGACTCGGTGCAGACCATCGCCTCGAGCGAGATCGACGGCTCAGCAGGGAATGTCTCCCAAGTACGCGAGGTCGCCGCAAGCCTCATCGCTGCCGCCAAGAGCCGCGACATGTCCACTCTGCTCGTCGGTCATGTCACCAAGGACGGTTCCATCGCCGGCCCGCGGGTCCTCGAACACCTCGTCGACGTCGTCGTCCAGTTCGAAGGAGAACGCCACAGCAGACTCCGGCTGGTCCGCGCGGTGAAGAACAGATACGGGCCCACCGACGAGGTCGGCTGCTTCGACCTGTCCGACACCGGAATCGAAGGGCTGGCCGACCCCAGCGGGCTCTTCGTGTCCAGCCGCGACCTCGTCGTCCCCGGCACCGCGGTCACCGTCACCCTCGAAGGACGACGGCCCCTCGTCGCCGAGGTGCAGGCCTTGCTCGCCCCCACCGGGGCACCTGCCCCTCGGCGGACCACTTCCGGGCTGGAGTCCTCTCGCGTCTCGATGCTGCTGGCAGTGCTGGAGAGACGGGCGAAACTTCCCGTCGGCAAGTGCGACACCTATGTCTCCACCGTAGGCGGGGTCAAGGTCGCCGAGCCCGCCGCCGACCTGGCCATCGCCCTGTCCATGGCCAGTTCCGTCCTGGACCGGCCGCTCCCCACCGGCACCATCGTGCTCGGAGAAGTCGGACTCGCCGGAGAGGTACGCGCCGTGAGCGGAGTCCCCCGTCGTCTCGCCGAGGCCCGCCGCATCGGATTCGAACGAGCCGTCGTACCCACCGGCTCCTTCCGGGACGCTGACGGACGTCCTCGACGCGGCGCTCCAGCCCTGAGCCCTGTGCCCTCAGGTTCCGGTGTACCTGACGGCATGGCCGTGATCGAGGTGTCAGACGTACGCGAAGCCGCTCACCTGGTCTTGACCGAGCGGTAA
- a CDS encoding helix-turn-helix transcriptional regulator, giving the protein MTRLRNVGYRDLESGALYPLLKKMEKEGLITYQWGMPDQGPARRIFSLTDRGVEKVTRATERLNSVLSSMPFEDDGSMSY; this is encoded by the coding sequence ATGACTCGTCTCCGTAATGTCGGTTACCGAGATCTCGAGAGCGGTGCGTTGTACCCTTTGTTGAAGAAGATGGAGAAGGAAGGCCTGATCACTTATCAGTGGGGGATGCCTGATCAGGGGCCTGCACGCCGGATCTTCTCGTTGACCGACCGGGGGGTGGAGAAGGTGACCAGGGCGACTGAGAGGTTGAATTCAGTCCTGTCCTCCATGCCTTTCGAGGATGACGGATCGATGAGCTACTGA
- a CDS encoding class I SAM-dependent methyltransferase, with translation MSLWASSGRATGVDRIRRNRATPAVIPSPNIWNHPQIYEIENRSVDPEGLILSALCRLHPPEGQHLLDLGCGTGFHLPAFASLVGPTGHVTGVEPHPPLVSEARRRVALDPRGPAAAPMSVLVGAAQDIPLPENSVDIVHARWAYFFGPGCEPGLAELARVLRPGGSAFLIDNDASRSTFGSWFRREHPNYDPIEIENFWKRRGFTAERVTMRWQMHDRADFEAVVRIEFSPRIAANILEEYSGDGVDYAINIWHSRY, from the coding sequence ATGAGCCTGTGGGCCAGCTCGGGTCGGGCCACCGGCGTCGACCGGATACGCCGGAACAGAGCCACACCTGCCGTGATTCCCTCGCCGAATATCTGGAATCACCCACAGATCTACGAGATCGAGAACAGATCCGTGGACCCCGAGGGGCTGATCCTCTCGGCATTGTGTCGGTTGCATCCACCGGAAGGGCAGCATCTGCTCGACCTGGGTTGCGGAACTGGTTTCCATCTGCCGGCCTTCGCTTCCCTGGTCGGCCCGACAGGCCACGTCACCGGAGTCGAACCACATCCCCCGTTGGTCTCCGAAGCCCGACGTCGGGTGGCTCTCGACCCGCGGGGTCCGGCGGCTGCGCCGATGTCGGTGCTTGTCGGCGCAGCCCAGGACATCCCTCTCCCGGAGAACAGCGTCGACATCGTGCACGCCCGTTGGGCCTACTTCTTCGGCCCAGGATGTGAACCTGGCCTAGCGGAATTGGCCAGGGTACTTCGTCCCGGAGGAAGCGCTTTTCTCATCGACAATGACGCCAGTCGTTCAACCTTCGGGAGTTGGTTCCGGCGAGAACACCCGAACTACGACCCCATTGAGATTGAAAATTTTTGGAAGCGTAGAGGTTTCACGGCAGAACGGGTCACCATGCGCTGGCAGATGCACGATCGAGCCGACTTCGAAGCAGTGGTTCGCATCGAGTTCTCCCCCCGTATCGCAGCCAATATCCTCGAGGAATATTCTGGCGACGGAGTCGATTACGCCATCAATATCTGGCACTCACGCTACTGA
- a CDS encoding acetoin utilization protein AcuC, translated as MARTGIVWDESLTGYDFGAGHPMNPLRLDLTAQLCREFGLLDHEGIALVDPDIPQDELLRSVHTPQYIDAVKQASAHPSGAQGAFGLGTDDDPAFAGIHEVSARIAAGTVEMARGVWEGDYRHGVNFAGGLHHAMPDSASGFCIYNDAGVAIQWLLDQGAERVAYVDVDAHHGDGVERMFWEDPRVLTVSVHETGAVLFPGTGFAADTGGPGAPAGAVNLALPPGVGDTAWLRAFHAVVPPVLRAFRPQILISQHGADSHVRDPLAHLALSVDAQRIAIEVLRDLAVELCGGRWVALGGGGYEIVEVVPRTWTYLVAAAQYRHLPVGEPVPQRWMDYAQERAGQESPRFMGDGASEDGRIWWPSWDTGFDPENSVDRAVMATREAVFPGLGLDIWFD; from the coding sequence ATGGCGCGCACCGGGATCGTGTGGGACGAGAGCCTGACCGGCTATGACTTCGGCGCAGGTCACCCCATGAACCCGTTACGGCTGGACCTGACCGCGCAGCTGTGTCGAGAGTTCGGTCTGCTGGACCACGAAGGTATCGCCCTGGTCGATCCGGATATCCCCCAGGACGAGCTGCTCCGGTCGGTCCATACCCCGCAGTACATCGACGCGGTGAAACAGGCCTCGGCCCATCCGAGCGGGGCACAGGGCGCCTTCGGGCTGGGCACCGACGATGATCCTGCCTTCGCCGGGATCCACGAGGTCAGTGCCAGGATCGCGGCCGGAACGGTGGAGATGGCCCGGGGCGTCTGGGAGGGGGACTACCGGCATGGCGTGAACTTCGCCGGAGGTCTGCACCATGCGATGCCTGATTCCGCATCGGGCTTCTGCATCTACAACGATGCAGGGGTCGCCATCCAATGGCTGCTCGACCAGGGTGCCGAGCGGGTCGCCTATGTGGATGTGGACGCTCATCACGGTGACGGCGTAGAGCGGATGTTCTGGGAAGATCCTCGGGTGCTGACCGTCTCAGTGCACGAGACCGGCGCGGTGCTCTTCCCCGGGACAGGTTTTGCCGCCGACACCGGCGGCCCGGGTGCTCCCGCGGGAGCGGTCAATCTCGCCTTGCCACCGGGGGTGGGAGACACGGCATGGCTGCGGGCTTTTCATGCCGTGGTTCCGCCGGTGCTGCGGGCCTTCCGCCCACAGATTCTGATCAGTCAGCACGGCGCGGATTCGCATGTGCGCGACCCGCTGGCCCACCTGGCCCTGTCGGTGGACGCTCAACGGATCGCGATCGAGGTCTTGCGTGATCTGGCCGTCGAATTGTGCGGTGGGCGTTGGGTAGCACTGGGCGGTGGGGGATACGAGATCGTCGAGGTGGTGCCTCGGACCTGGACCTATCTGGTGGCGGCGGCTCAGTACCGGCATCTTCCGGTGGGTGAGCCCGTTCCTCAACGATGGATGGACTATGCGCAGGAACGGGCGGGGCAGGAATCTCCACGGTTCATGGGGGACGGGGCCTCGGAGGACGGCCGTATCTGGTGGCCGTCCTGGGACACGGGCTTCGACCCGGAGAACAGCGTCGACCGGGCGGTGATGGCGACGAGGGAAGCGGTCTTTCCCGGGCTGGGGCTGGACATCTGGTTCGACTGA
- a CDS encoding NAD-dependent epimerase/dehydratase family protein: protein MAQAVLVTGVSRHLGARVARGLALRHDISKVIGLDMIPPREELGRAEFVRADVRNPIVARLLEQAQIDTVVHLSLSTNTTRGGARASQKEANVLGAMQLFGACQQAAGLSRIVLKSTCAVYGASPRDPALFTEDQTSSRVRSTGGVRDALEVEGYLRAARRRRPELEGTVLRLAHVVGPHMSSPLLDYLALPVVPIPWGYNARLQFLHEDDAVAAIIAAVVGPPAGVVNVAGEGIITLLQAVALSGRAFVPVPTRPGLPLNRLGHSDWCVPFDATDVNYLRYGRVMDITRAREQLGFTPRYSTREAFLEAADSFSPSVPPVRAIRDWSEVLSGAVVAATRGRPGRGESAETDSTMAGQEELRG from the coding sequence ATGGCACAGGCCGTACTGGTCACCGGTGTCAGCAGACATCTGGGAGCGAGGGTGGCCCGAGGTCTGGCGCTGCGCCATGACATCTCCAAGGTGATCGGGCTCGACATGATCCCGCCCCGGGAGGAGCTGGGCCGGGCAGAGTTCGTGCGGGCCGATGTCCGCAATCCCATCGTGGCTCGTCTGTTGGAACAGGCCCAGATCGATACGGTCGTTCATCTGTCGCTGTCCACCAATACGACCCGTGGCGGAGCGCGGGCCTCCCAGAAAGAGGCCAACGTACTCGGTGCCATGCAATTGTTCGGGGCCTGTCAACAGGCTGCAGGTCTGAGTCGGATCGTCCTGAAGTCGACCTGTGCCGTCTACGGAGCATCCCCCCGGGACCCGGCGCTGTTCACCGAGGACCAGACTTCCTCGCGGGTGCGTTCAACCGGTGGAGTGCGGGATGCCCTGGAAGTGGAGGGTTATCTGCGTGCTGCGCGCCGCCGACGCCCGGAGCTGGAAGGGACGGTTCTGCGACTGGCCCATGTCGTCGGCCCGCACATGTCCTCGCCCCTGCTCGACTACTTGGCGCTTCCTGTGGTCCCGATTCCGTGGGGGTACAACGCCCGGCTGCAATTCCTCCATGAGGACGATGCCGTGGCTGCCATCATCGCGGCCGTGGTCGGCCCGCCTGCCGGTGTGGTCAATGTCGCCGGGGAAGGCATCATCACCTTGCTGCAGGCGGTAGCGCTGTCCGGGCGGGCTTTCGTCCCGGTGCCCACCAGGCCGGGGCTGCCGTTGAACCGGCTCGGGCACAGCGACTGGTGTGTTCCCTTCGATGCAACGGATGTCAACTACCTGAGGTATGGCCGGGTGATGGACATCACCCGTGCACGAGAGCAGCTGGGATTCACCCCTCGATACTCCACCCGCGAAGCCTTTTTGGAAGCGGCGGATTCCTTTTCTCCTTCGGTACCGCCAGTGCGGGCGATACGGGACTGGTCCGAGGTGTTGAGTGGAGCAGTGGTCGCTGCCACACGAGGTCGACCTGGTCGTGGTGAATCGGCGGAGACGGACAGCACGATGGCCGGCCAGGAGGAACTCCGGGGATGA
- a CDS encoding proline dehydrogenase yields the protein MPAAKAVLSASLRRVAREGRLRRFVEAPTVGHEIVNRYVAGESLGSAVDAAAELTFKRRYVCLTSLHSEIDSEERAKYNAKRYRKLLRRLGAAGLTSGGRCEVSFQLAALGLELGTNGAGLALEHARRICREAANVGASVTVETHHPETVDLTLETVADLREDFPGVGVSLQAALRRTESDVREQSGQRVRLWKGPAGSGNDRFRHAAEVDRAFVRNLKVLMAQPGTPVVATQDVRLIDIADALARYLDRPRDQYEYQIRYGVRPETQAIIGDRGDRCRVYVPFGEDWYSYLISRVADDPTNVGDLLKATFAR from the coding sequence ATGCCTGCTGCCAAGGCAGTCCTGTCCGCATCACTGCGCCGGGTGGCCAGGGAAGGGCGGCTGCGTCGTTTCGTGGAAGCACCCACCGTGGGACACGAGATCGTCAACAGATACGTGGCCGGTGAGTCCCTCGGATCGGCCGTCGACGCCGCAGCGGAACTGACCTTCAAACGCCGATATGTCTGCCTGACCTCCCTGCACTCGGAGATCGACAGCGAAGAGCGAGCAAAATACAACGCCAAGCGGTATCGCAAACTTCTGCGCAGGCTCGGGGCTGCAGGGCTGACCTCCGGCGGCCGCTGCGAAGTGAGCTTCCAACTTGCAGCCCTGGGGCTCGAACTGGGCACGAACGGGGCCGGTCTGGCCTTGGAACATGCCCGGAGGATCTGCCGTGAAGCAGCCAACGTGGGAGCATCGGTCACCGTCGAGACCCACCATCCAGAGACCGTCGACCTCACCTTGGAAACAGTCGCCGACCTGAGGGAGGACTTCCCCGGCGTCGGAGTCAGTCTGCAAGCCGCCCTGCGCCGTACCGAGTCGGACGTGCGTGAGCAGTCCGGGCAACGGGTACGGCTCTGGAAGGGCCCGGCCGGATCGGGCAACGACCGTTTCCGCCATGCAGCCGAGGTCGATCGGGCATTCGTCCGCAACCTCAAGGTGCTGATGGCCCAACCAGGAACCCCGGTGGTCGCCACCCAGGACGTCCGACTGATCGATATCGCCGATGCGCTCGCCCGCTATCTGGACCGTCCCCGTGACCAGTACGAATACCAGATCCGTTACGGAGTGCGCCCGGAGACCCAGGCCATCATCGGTGATCGAGGCGACCGGTGCCGGGTGTATGTGCCCTTCGGCGAGGACTGGTATTCCTACCTGATCTCGAGGGTGGCCGATGACCCCACGAATGTCGGTGACCTGTTGAAAGCGACTTTCGCCCGGTAG
- a CDS encoding 30S ribosomal protein bS22 translates to MGSVIKKRRKRMAKKKHRKLLRKTRHQRRNKK, encoded by the coding sequence ATGGGCTCTGTGATCAAGAAGCGCCGCAAGCGGATGGCGAAGAAGAAGCACCGCAAGCTGCTGCGCAAGACGCGTCACCAGCGTCGCAACAAGAAGTGA
- a CDS encoding GNAT family N-acetyltransferase gives MIEATVRRLSEEEWTTYRDLRLTALEESPEAFVKSYAEEKEYDEELWRARMRRAERLVASTDGKDVGILSLRKADEEFEESAEIFGMWVTVELRGQGVATVLLQDAVREAKAAGYDHLVYWVGTENARGVGFATGRGFRPSEQRRPMNRESTDESEEEIALVLSLS, from the coding sequence ATGATCGAGGCCACCGTGCGTCGTCTCTCCGAGGAGGAGTGGACGACCTATCGTGATCTGCGGTTGACGGCTTTGGAAGAGTCACCGGAAGCCTTCGTGAAGTCCTACGCGGAGGAGAAGGAGTACGACGAGGAGCTGTGGCGGGCGCGGATGCGTCGAGCAGAACGCCTTGTCGCTTCTACCGACGGGAAGGATGTCGGGATCCTCTCCTTGCGGAAGGCCGACGAGGAGTTCGAGGAATCAGCCGAGATCTTCGGCATGTGGGTGACTGTCGAGTTGCGTGGACAAGGCGTGGCCACAGTGCTGTTGCAGGACGCAGTCCGTGAAGCCAAAGCGGCGGGTTACGACCACCTCGTCTACTGGGTAGGAACGGAGAATGCGCGAGGAGTCGGCTTTGCCACCGGCCGGGGGTTCCGCCCGAGTGAGCAACGGCGTCCGATGAACCGGGAGTCCACCGACGAGAGCGAGGAGGAGATCGCTCTCGTGCTCAGCCTGAGCTGA
- the proC gene encoding pyrroline-5-carboxylate reductase, with the protein MARLAVLGAGVMGTAILSAFLDAGAYRPEEVSASTLDDDCRRRLADELDVEVTDNARAVSGAEVILIAVKPDVVPSVLSEIRDQVPEEALVISVAAGVTLDTLESELPEGTAVVRVMPNTPVVVREGMLALSPGKECRPEQVDRAKELLASCGSTLVVAEKYQDMVTGVSGSGPAYVFSLVEAMVEGGVVQGLSRPVATELAVQTLYGAASLLRQQGGHPGLLREQVTSPGGTTAAGLRVLDAGGFRATVVDAVEAATRRAGELGA; encoded by the coding sequence ATGGCTCGACTCGCGGTTCTCGGAGCAGGTGTGATGGGCACAGCCATCCTGTCCGCATTCCTTGACGCAGGTGCTTACCGACCGGAGGAAGTATCCGCCTCCACTCTCGATGACGACTGCCGGCGACGGTTGGCCGACGAGCTCGACGTGGAGGTGACCGACAACGCCCGGGCGGTCTCCGGCGCTGAGGTGATCCTGATCGCCGTGAAACCGGATGTCGTGCCCTCAGTGCTCTCGGAGATTCGTGATCAGGTTCCTGAGGAAGCCTTGGTGATCAGCGTCGCGGCAGGGGTGACCTTGGACACGTTGGAGAGCGAGCTGCCTGAAGGGACAGCCGTGGTTCGGGTGATGCCGAATACTCCGGTCGTGGTGCGTGAGGGCATGTTGGCGCTCTCACCGGGTAAAGAATGCCGGCCTGAACAGGTCGACCGCGCAAAAGAACTGCTCGCCTCGTGCGGTTCGACCCTCGTCGTGGCGGAGAAATATCAGGACATGGTGACCGGGGTGTCCGGATCAGGTCCGGCCTATGTTTTCTCGCTGGTGGAAGCGATGGTCGAGGGTGGCGTGGTGCAAGGGCTGTCACGTCCGGTGGCGACCGAGCTGGCGGTGCAGACCTTGTACGGGGCGGCCAGCCTCCTGCGTCAGCAGGGCGGTCATCCAGGGTTGTTGCGTGAACAGGTGACCAGCCCCGGCGGTACGACGGCAGCAGGTCTGCGGGTCCTGGACGCAGGTGGCTTCCGCGCCACCGTCGTCGATGCGGTGGAGGCGGCCACCCGCCGTGCCGGCGAGCTCGGAGCCTGA
- a CDS encoding GTP-binding protein encodes MSMIASATDQSPHTHRLPLPVTVLSGFLGSGKTTLLNHVLANREGLRVAVIVNDMSEVNIDAALVADGASLSRTEERLVELTNGCICCTLRDDLLDEVGRLAAEGRFDHLLIESSGVSEPLPVAATFALESDDGSTLWQRAQLDTMVTVVDATSFLAELARADDLLDRGLDQHESDDRTVSALLIDQVEFADVILLNKTDLAEPFDVDRLEATLRRLNPLAEVIRTRHCQIDIRAIVGAHRFDLERAQQAPGWVAELNGDDHIPETEEYGISSVVFRSPRPFHPDRLMSLLADDLDDGPYGRIVRSKGFFTLASRPTVTGLWSQAGGSARFDPAGAREEDDTHAEELVFIGIDLKPEALQKRLAECLLTDAEIADGPQAWLSYADPFPAWEGADLDEIGEHPDCCESEECPR; translated from the coding sequence ATGTCTATGATTGCGTCCGCCACCGATCAGAGCCCCCACACCCACCGCCTTCCCCTCCCCGTCACCGTCCTCTCCGGATTCCTCGGCTCGGGGAAGACCACCCTGCTCAACCACGTCCTGGCCAACCGGGAAGGCCTCCGCGTCGCCGTCATCGTGAACGATATGAGCGAGGTGAACATCGACGCCGCTCTCGTCGCCGATGGCGCGAGCCTTTCCCGCACCGAAGAACGACTCGTCGAACTCACCAACGGATGCATCTGCTGCACCCTGCGCGACGACCTCCTCGACGAGGTCGGCAGGCTCGCAGCCGAAGGCCGCTTCGACCATCTCCTCATCGAATCCTCCGGCGTCTCCGAGCCGCTGCCCGTCGCCGCCACCTTCGCACTGGAAAGCGACGACGGCTCCACCCTGTGGCAGCGAGCCCAGCTCGACACCATGGTCACCGTCGTCGACGCCACCAGCTTCCTGGCCGAACTCGCCCGGGCCGATGACCTCCTCGACCGAGGCCTGGACCAGCACGAAAGTGACGACCGCACGGTCTCGGCACTCCTCATCGACCAGGTCGAATTCGCCGATGTCATCCTGTTGAACAAGACCGATCTGGCAGAACCCTTCGACGTCGACCGGCTCGAGGCCACTCTTCGTCGACTCAATCCTCTCGCCGAGGTCATCCGCACCAGGCACTGTCAGATCGACATCCGCGCTATCGTCGGCGCCCACCGTTTCGACCTCGAACGTGCCCAACAGGCCCCTGGATGGGTCGCCGAACTCAACGGCGACGACCACATCCCGGAGACCGAGGAATACGGCATCTCCTCTGTGGTCTTCCGGTCACCACGCCCTTTCCACCCCGATCGTCTCATGTCACTCCTGGCCGATGACCTCGACGACGGACCCTACGGACGGATCGTCCGCTCGAAGGGCTTCTTCACCTTGGCCAGCCGCCCGACGGTCACCGGGCTATGGAGCCAGGCAGGCGGCTCGGCCCGGTTCGACCCTGCGGGCGCCCGGGAGGAAGACGACACGCACGCCGAGGAGCTGGTCTTCATCGGCATCGACCTGAAGCCGGAGGCTCTCCAGAAGCGTTTAGCGGAATGCCTGCTCACCGACGCCGAGATCGCGGACGGCCCGCAGGCATGGCTGTCCTATGCGGACCCCTTCCCCGCGTGGGAGGGCGCGGACCTCGACGAGATCGGTGAACACCCGGACTGCTGCGAGTCGGAGGAGTGCCCCCGCTGA